One Paenarthrobacter aurescens TC1 DNA window includes the following coding sequences:
- a CDS encoding putative ABC-type dipeptide/oligopeptide transport system (identified by match to protein family HMM PF00496): MPSRSGMHSRRFTLRTRGRSTAALGLASLLVLSGCGLSGGQSASTEQVADTNERIVVDNFRAPVANWAPESDAAYILSLSGCLETLTKYDSAQGKVVPFLATEWKQTSPLEWDFTLREGVKFQDGTELTAEAVAGSLNHVLKAKVPARAFSPSVVSGVQAIDAKTVRVTTPVENPLVPFRLASVNTGVLAPAAYAGATVDPFGHCTGPFTPVSEKAKQSLTLDRNENYWGGEVQLAGGEVRFITNGATRAAQVQTGEADISLSIPASALSTLENAPEVSVLKADSPRTATLYMNNGRAPFNNVDFRKALRSALDLEALAASVYEGAALPAAGPYAPSEPWAASDASSPKQNVEEAKKLLAAAGYTPDKPLEIIAIVERAEFADVATVVQDNLKNIGVPVVIQAKEYASAEPDVLAGNYDMILSQRNRLIDIADPIGFLTADYTCKGTYNLSHFCDEEYDSIITEAARTSNSEERYKLYAKAGQLLNDQAVNLWLVNEQATDAIRSNVMFYVQDPLSRYVLTAQTAKSGS; this comes from the coding sequence ATGCCCTCCCGTTCGGGCATGCATAGCAGGCGGTTCACTTTGCGCACTCGCGGCCGATCCACAGCAGCCCTTGGGCTGGCGTCACTCCTTGTCCTTTCCGGTTGCGGCCTTAGTGGCGGCCAGTCCGCGTCCACCGAGCAGGTGGCGGATACCAATGAGCGCATCGTCGTGGACAATTTCCGGGCACCCGTTGCCAACTGGGCCCCCGAGTCGGACGCCGCCTACATCCTGTCACTCTCCGGCTGCTTGGAAACCCTCACCAAGTACGATTCCGCCCAAGGCAAAGTTGTTCCCTTCCTGGCAACGGAATGGAAGCAGACCTCACCGCTGGAATGGGACTTCACCCTCCGTGAAGGCGTGAAATTCCAGGACGGTACCGAACTCACCGCAGAGGCCGTGGCCGGCTCGCTCAACCACGTCCTCAAGGCCAAGGTGCCTGCCAGGGCTTTCAGCCCAAGCGTTGTCAGCGGTGTCCAGGCAATCGATGCAAAGACCGTTCGCGTGACCACGCCCGTGGAGAACCCCTTGGTGCCGTTCCGCCTTGCGAGCGTCAACACCGGCGTTCTTGCCCCGGCCGCGTATGCCGGCGCCACCGTTGATCCCTTCGGTCACTGCACCGGTCCGTTCACTCCTGTATCGGAGAAAGCGAAGCAGTCCCTGACTCTGGACCGCAATGAAAACTACTGGGGCGGCGAGGTGCAGCTCGCAGGGGGTGAGGTCCGTTTCATCACCAACGGCGCGACGCGCGCGGCACAAGTCCAAACCGGCGAGGCTGACATTTCCCTCTCCATCCCGGCCTCCGCCTTGTCCACGCTCGAAAACGCCCCCGAAGTCTCTGTGCTGAAGGCAGACTCACCGCGTACGGCCACGCTGTACATGAATAACGGCCGGGCCCCTTTCAACAACGTCGATTTCCGCAAAGCCCTCCGCTCGGCACTGGACCTTGAAGCCCTGGCCGCCAGCGTGTACGAAGGCGCTGCGCTTCCGGCAGCCGGACCCTATGCGCCTTCCGAACCATGGGCCGCTAGCGATGCAAGCTCACCAAAACAGAACGTTGAAGAAGCGAAGAAGCTTCTTGCCGCTGCCGGATACACGCCGGACAAGCCCTTGGAAATCATCGCGATTGTTGAACGTGCAGAGTTCGCCGACGTCGCAACCGTGGTCCAGGACAACCTCAAGAACATCGGTGTGCCCGTTGTTATCCAGGCCAAGGAATACGCCTCCGCTGAACCCGACGTTCTGGCGGGGAACTACGACATGATCCTGAGCCAGCGAAACCGGCTCATCGACATTGCCGATCCCATCGGATTCCTGACGGCAGACTATACGTGCAAGGGTACGTACAACCTCAGCCACTTCTGCGACGAAGAGTACGACTCGATCATCACCGAAGCAGCCCGCACCTCCAACAGCGAGGAACGCTACAAGCTGTATGCCAAAGCCGGTCAGCTCCTGAATGACCAGGCAGTCAACCTTTGGCTCGTCAATGAACAGGCCACCGATGCCATTCGCAGCAACGTCATGTTTTACGTCCAGGATCCGCTGTCCCGTTACGTCCTGACCGCACAAACGGCCAAGTCCGGCTCCTAG
- a CDS encoding putative ABC transporter, ATP-binding protein (identified by match to protein family HMM PF00005), whose amino-acid sequence MWRRASMPELVVEDLTVHGEDTGHPILAGVSLTVKPGEFVALVGGSGSGKTITARSVLRLLPQQLRIESGSIRLGSLDITRASETELNRIRGGQLGMLFQQPKKMFNPSKTIGAHLREPLKLHSGLRGQAAKAKVLELLADVGFEDPQRGMRSYPHQLSGGMAQRAMTAMALAAQPGILLADEPTSALDKVLEQQILELLDRQRIQRGLGILYITHNLASVAAFADRVLVMNAGVIVESGTTEAVLGSPKTAYTRKLLEASNLAPTGIAGAPTRQRNALTLNTVVKHFGSGKRRGRPALDSISLDVHHGEILGVLGQSGSGKSTLARAIVGLEGISSGSITRTLDADGAGPTAVQLVFQEPHDSFDPRMTLRASLEAPLRSRNDLTAVERSRKLTAAMEEVELDPDILDRRPGQCSGGQLQRMTIARALLLEPEVLICDEATSALDAVTQRTILELLQRLHRDRGLTLMIITHDMDVVRHMCQRVAVLYQGCLVELTDTDKFFADPQHQHSQDLVSAAIPCRGLHLKKIRAAL is encoded by the coding sequence TTGTGGAGGAGGGCCAGCATGCCTGAGCTGGTTGTTGAGGATCTGACAGTCCACGGCGAAGACACAGGGCATCCGATCCTCGCCGGTGTCAGCTTGACGGTGAAGCCCGGCGAGTTTGTGGCGCTCGTGGGCGGCTCCGGTTCGGGGAAGACCATCACCGCACGGTCAGTCCTGCGGTTACTGCCTCAGCAGCTGAGGATTGAGTCTGGCTCCATCCGGCTCGGCTCGTTGGACATAACCCGAGCCTCGGAAACAGAGCTGAACCGCATCCGTGGCGGGCAGCTGGGGATGCTGTTCCAGCAGCCAAAAAAGATGTTCAATCCCAGCAAAACAATCGGCGCCCATCTCAGGGAACCACTTAAACTGCACTCCGGGCTACGCGGCCAGGCAGCAAAAGCCAAGGTGCTCGAATTGCTGGCCGACGTGGGCTTCGAGGATCCGCAGCGGGGTATGCGCTCATACCCGCACCAGCTTTCCGGTGGCATGGCGCAGCGGGCGATGACTGCCATGGCGTTGGCAGCCCAGCCCGGCATCCTTCTGGCCGACGAGCCGACGTCCGCCCTGGACAAGGTGCTGGAGCAACAAATCCTTGAGCTGCTGGACAGGCAACGGATCCAGCGTGGCCTGGGAATCCTCTACATCACGCATAACCTTGCCTCGGTGGCCGCATTTGCGGACAGGGTGCTGGTGATGAATGCCGGCGTGATCGTTGAATCCGGCACCACCGAAGCTGTCCTGGGCAGCCCGAAGACCGCCTACACGCGCAAGCTCCTTGAAGCGTCCAACCTGGCGCCCACCGGAATCGCGGGCGCCCCCACCCGCCAGCGCAACGCCCTGACACTGAACACTGTGGTCAAGCATTTCGGATCCGGCAAACGCCGCGGGCGGCCCGCCTTGGACTCGATCTCGCTGGACGTACACCACGGCGAAATCCTTGGTGTCCTGGGTCAATCGGGATCGGGTAAGAGTACCCTCGCTCGTGCCATTGTTGGGTTGGAAGGCATCAGCAGCGGAAGCATCACCAGGACTCTCGACGCGGATGGTGCGGGCCCAACAGCTGTGCAGCTGGTGTTCCAGGAGCCCCACGATTCCTTCGACCCCCGCATGACCCTCCGGGCCAGCCTTGAGGCGCCGCTCAGGTCGCGGAATGATCTCACCGCAGTTGAACGGTCCCGTAAGCTCACGGCAGCGATGGAGGAAGTCGAGCTTGATCCCGACATCCTGGATCGGCGTCCGGGGCAATGCTCCGGAGGTCAGTTGCAGCGGATGACCATAGCCCGGGCGTTGCTGTTGGAACCCGAGGTCCTGATCTGTGACGAAGCGACGTCAGCTTTGGACGCGGTGACCCAGCGGACCATCCTTGAACTGTTGCAGCGCCTGCACAGGGACCGCGGGCTGACTTTGATGATCATCACCCATGACATGGACGTGGTGAGGCACATGTGCCAGCGGGTTGCGGTCCTGTACCAAGGGTGCCTTGTGGAGCTCACGGACACGGACAAGTTCTTTGCAGATCCGCAGCACCAGCACAGCCAAGATCTGGTTTCGGCGGCCATCCCGTGCCGGGGGCTGCACTTGAAAAAGATCAGGGCGGCGCTTTAG
- a CDS encoding putative ABC-type dipeptide/oligopeptide transport systems, permease components (identified by match to protein family HMM PF00528) has protein sequence MAPLRNRSAIDAAAAVILILIVAAVAAAPWLAPFPPDDQNLAARLTPPSPTHWLGTDHLGRDTLSRLLDGGRFSLVVAALATVLTGIIGLVIGVLSARRKGWLDELFTRTNDVLLALPEMVVALFIVAAMGTGFTSLLVALTVTGWTPFARLARTLAYDVSARGFVEAARVVGCSPWFIIFRHILPHLAAPMVGQATLRFGQLLIAVGALSYLGLGVQPPQSDWGSMLAAAQPYAERAPWGIVAPGLAVFVVALCVTLIGQRASRRASDPVDVLVEEGQHA, from the coding sequence GTGGCGCCCTTGCGTAACCGCTCCGCGATCGACGCGGCCGCCGCCGTGATTCTCATCCTGATAGTCGCAGCGGTGGCAGCGGCGCCCTGGCTGGCGCCGTTCCCTCCGGACGATCAGAACCTGGCTGCGCGGCTTACACCGCCCAGCCCCACACATTGGCTGGGAACGGACCACCTGGGGCGGGACACGCTCAGCCGCTTGCTCGACGGCGGCCGCTTCTCTTTGGTGGTGGCCGCACTGGCCACTGTGCTGACCGGAATCATTGGGTTGGTCATCGGCGTGCTGAGCGCCCGCCGTAAGGGCTGGCTGGATGAGCTGTTTACGCGCACCAATGACGTCCTGCTGGCGTTGCCCGAGATGGTGGTGGCCTTGTTTATCGTCGCTGCCATGGGAACGGGCTTCACATCCCTGCTGGTGGCACTGACCGTAACAGGCTGGACGCCATTTGCACGGCTTGCCCGAACGCTGGCCTATGACGTTTCGGCACGAGGTTTTGTTGAAGCGGCGCGGGTGGTGGGCTGTTCGCCGTGGTTCATTATTTTCCGCCACATCCTCCCGCATTTGGCCGCACCTATGGTGGGTCAGGCAACGCTGCGCTTCGGTCAGCTCCTGATCGCGGTCGGAGCACTGTCATACCTTGGACTCGGCGTTCAACCGCCGCAATCGGACTGGGGTTCCATGCTGGCAGCGGCGCAACCGTACGCAGAAAGAGCGCCGTGGGGGATTGTCGCCCCCGGACTCGCCGTTTTTGTGGTGGCCCTCTGCGTGACGCTGATCGGCCAACGCGCATCCCGCCGGGCCTCTGACCCTGTGGACGTCCTTGTGGAGGAGGGCCAGCATGCCTGA
- a CDS encoding putative delta 6 fatty acid desaturase (identified by match to protein family HMM PF00487): MSFSYGLAVPFVPTLVLLPQTSAAHVQRIRGGNILSLIDQPPPVVPTLTPPPQQARSGIRINKVTSSYAGLLTSVKEAGLLERCRRDYLLLLTLLVIAGAGVLVAFFFVGDSWLQLVVAAALGIVFTQFALFGHEAAHQQVFTSRAANEWAARLIATLMVGMSYAYWTDKHSRHHARPNVVNRDPDIAPGAIVFHNEVPTNRGRFSRAYGKRQGYLLFPLLLFLGWTLHIDSLKYLLKRGPVKFRWLELGLLGVRFGTYIGLLFLVLSPGIAVAFIGVQVAVFGLYMGGTFAPNHKGMPILPADSRADFLSRQVLTSRNITGGGFVTFLMGGLNYQIEHHLFPDMPRRHLREASQLVKAHCVRTGIPYTETSLMRSYSIVIRYLNTVGLAAADPFTCPLAGQHRP, encoded by the coding sequence GTGTCCTTTTCCTATGGACTCGCGGTGCCCTTCGTGCCTACGCTGGTGTTGTTGCCCCAGACCTCGGCAGCGCATGTTCAGCGCATACGAGGAGGCAACATCTTGTCGCTCATCGACCAGCCCCCACCAGTGGTGCCCACGCTCACGCCGCCACCCCAACAGGCACGTTCCGGAATCCGGATCAACAAAGTTACCAGCAGCTACGCAGGCCTTTTGACGTCAGTCAAGGAAGCTGGACTGCTTGAGCGGTGCCGACGAGATTACCTCCTGCTCTTGACACTCCTGGTCATCGCCGGCGCGGGTGTCTTGGTGGCGTTCTTCTTTGTGGGCGATTCTTGGCTTCAGCTTGTGGTCGCTGCCGCACTCGGTATTGTGTTCACGCAGTTCGCTTTGTTCGGCCACGAAGCAGCACACCAACAGGTATTCACCTCCCGGGCCGCCAACGAGTGGGCTGCACGGCTAATCGCCACACTGATGGTGGGCATGAGCTACGCCTACTGGACCGACAAACACTCAAGGCATCATGCCCGGCCGAATGTAGTCAACCGGGATCCGGACATCGCCCCCGGCGCCATTGTCTTCCACAACGAGGTGCCAACCAACCGTGGACGATTCTCACGTGCATATGGGAAACGGCAGGGGTATCTCCTTTTCCCGCTGCTGTTGTTCCTCGGATGGACGCTACACATCGACTCGCTGAAGTACTTGCTGAAGCGCGGGCCCGTGAAGTTCCGCTGGCTCGAGCTTGGCCTGCTTGGGGTGCGCTTCGGGACCTACATCGGTCTGCTGTTCCTGGTGTTGTCCCCTGGCATCGCCGTGGCCTTCATCGGGGTTCAGGTCGCCGTCTTCGGGCTGTACATGGGCGGAACCTTTGCGCCGAATCACAAAGGCATGCCGATACTGCCCGCAGACAGTCGTGCCGACTTCTTATCCCGGCAGGTGCTCACCTCCCGCAATATCACCGGTGGCGGGTTCGTAACGTTCCTCATGGGAGGGCTCAACTACCAGATTGAACACCACCTATTTCCGGACATGCCCCGCCGGCATCTTCGCGAAGCCAGCCAGCTGGTCAAAGCCCACTGTGTTCGCACCGGCATCCCCTACACCGAGACCTCACTGATGCGCTCCTATTCCATCGTGATCCGCTACCTCAACACCGTCGGCCTCGCGGCGGCAGACCCGTTCACCTGCCCCCTCGCCGGTCAACACCGGCCGTAA
- a CDS encoding putative ABC-type dipeptide/oligopeptide transport systems, permease components (identified by match to protein family HMM PF00528), translated as MITFLAKRTATLVAAVLLSSFAVFLIPYVTPGDPVRKIIRSRVAGDIVDDATVRALGESLGLDDPLPVQYLRWLGDFFTGDMGLSHISRTPVVDQVMPAMGITLSLVIVALGAAVVVSLPLGIVAALKQGSRTDKLITTVTQSFIAMPEYWLAPLLVLLFALKLSLLPSAGWNTASSIVLPAVTLALRPISFFTSAVRSGMIDALEAEHISAARARGLSHVQTVMRHVVPNGLVPLSTLFAVWFAGLLGGSVIVEVIFAIPGMGRLLYDSVVNSDIPLAQGGVVVVVALAVTITTLADFLHRILSPKVSGALA; from the coding sequence ATGATCACTTTCCTTGCGAAGCGGACGGCGACCCTCGTGGCCGCCGTCCTGCTGTCGTCTTTCGCTGTCTTCCTGATTCCCTACGTCACCCCGGGCGATCCTGTCCGGAAGATCATCCGCTCCCGCGTCGCCGGGGACATAGTGGACGACGCCACCGTTCGGGCTTTGGGAGAGAGCCTTGGACTCGACGATCCCCTTCCCGTCCAATATCTGCGTTGGCTGGGGGACTTCTTCACCGGGGATATGGGGTTATCCCATATCAGCAGGACACCCGTGGTTGACCAAGTGATGCCCGCTATGGGCATCACCCTCAGCCTGGTGATCGTGGCCCTGGGCGCGGCAGTGGTGGTATCGCTGCCCCTTGGGATTGTGGCAGCGCTGAAACAAGGCAGCCGGACCGACAAGTTGATCACCACAGTCACCCAGTCCTTCATCGCAATGCCTGAATACTGGCTGGCTCCGCTGCTGGTGTTGCTGTTCGCGCTCAAACTGTCCTTGCTGCCCTCTGCAGGGTGGAACACGGCGTCCTCTATCGTCCTGCCGGCGGTAACGCTGGCATTGCGACCGATCAGCTTCTTCACGTCGGCCGTGCGATCGGGAATGATCGATGCCCTCGAGGCAGAACACATTTCCGCCGCGCGAGCCAGGGGACTGAGCCACGTGCAGACAGTCATGAGGCACGTTGTTCCCAACGGCCTGGTTCCGTTGTCCACTCTGTTCGCAGTGTGGTTCGCGGGTCTGCTGGGAGGTTCGGTCATTGTGGAGGTGATCTTCGCGATCCCAGGTATGGGCAGGCTCCTGTACGACTCCGTGGTCAACAGCGACATCCCGTTGGCTCAGGGCGGCGTGGTGGTTGTCGTGGCACTGGCTGTCACCATCACCACGCTTGCCGACTTCCTGCACCGGATCCTCAGCCCGAAGGTGAGTGGCGCCCTTGCGTAA
- a CDS encoding putative protein of unknown function (DUF453) (identified by match to protein family HMM PF04303) yields the protein MSSCVIRIILVIGHKVYKAPREAGNTMKIEAEWMRGGTSKCWVFETGPTDMAGTDWDVLLPRLFGSPDSRQIDGVGGATSTTSKAMILSRPAGDDVDVEFTFAQVGIEEATVDWGSNCGNCSAVVGLYAIEKGWVVPSSDSTRIVTRNTNTGQIIIQRVSTPAGALPITPDAHMPGVVFPGYRVGLGFQDPAGKTTGHLLPTGEASDTIMAGGTRWTVSMVDAGAPVVIVRAEELGLDTARYETWKASVELHLDTLDVIRRQAAVRMGMAATPAQAARAVPKLAIVGPPTGPECDVNVMMLSMGKPHPALAITGSIALTLAARTPDTVLNTITGNADESVLKLRTPAGVIETWSEEHDGSLLVGVDRTARTIATSIIHLPETLGNAVEASLATATR from the coding sequence TTGTCTTCATGTGTGATCCGCATCATTCTCGTTATAGGTCACAAAGTTTACAAAGCGCCACGGGAAGCAGGGAACACCATGAAGATCGAAGCCGAATGGATGCGTGGAGGCACCAGCAAATGCTGGGTCTTCGAAACAGGCCCCACCGATATGGCCGGCACAGACTGGGACGTGCTTCTGCCCAGGCTCTTCGGCAGCCCGGACTCCCGGCAGATCGATGGGGTGGGCGGGGCTACGTCGACTACCAGCAAGGCAATGATCCTCAGCCGACCGGCAGGCGATGATGTCGATGTCGAGTTCACCTTCGCCCAGGTCGGCATCGAGGAGGCCACCGTTGACTGGGGCAGCAACTGCGGGAACTGCTCCGCCGTCGTCGGCCTCTACGCCATCGAGAAAGGCTGGGTTGTACCCAGTAGTGATTCCACGCGCATCGTCACCCGTAACACCAACACGGGCCAGATCATCATCCAGCGGGTTTCCACACCTGCCGGCGCGCTGCCGATCACCCCGGACGCGCACATGCCCGGCGTTGTGTTTCCCGGCTACAGAGTCGGTCTTGGCTTCCAAGATCCGGCCGGCAAGACCACCGGACATCTGCTCCCCACGGGTGAGGCGTCAGACACGATCATGGCCGGCGGAACCCGCTGGACCGTATCAATGGTGGACGCCGGCGCCCCGGTAGTCATCGTCCGGGCCGAGGAACTTGGACTGGACACTGCCCGCTACGAGACGTGGAAGGCCAGCGTGGAATTGCACCTGGACACCCTGGACGTCATCCGTCGTCAGGCAGCCGTCCGGATGGGAATGGCAGCAACTCCAGCCCAAGCCGCACGCGCCGTTCCCAAGCTCGCAATCGTCGGCCCACCCACCGGGCCGGAGTGCGACGTCAACGTGATGATGCTGTCGATGGGCAAGCCGCATCCGGCGTTGGCCATCACCGGCAGCATTGCCCTTACGCTCGCAGCCCGGACACCCGACACCGTGCTGAACACCATCACCGGCAACGCAGACGAATCAGTTCTGAAACTCAGGACGCCGGCCGGCGTCATCGAGACCTGGAGCGAGGAGCACGACGGGTCCCTTCTGGTCGGCGTCGACCGGACCGCCCGCACCATCGCCACCAGCATCATTCATCTCCCGGAGACTCTCGGCAACGCCGTCGAAGCCTCACTAGCAACAGCCACTCGATGA
- a CDS encoding putative transcriptional regulator, LysR family (identified by match to protein family HMM PF00126; match to protein family HMM PF03466) translates to MKNKGEALLNDEYSDLFDIRRLALLVEVVEHGSITAAADIMMYSPSAVSQQLRKLEQEVGQPLLNRRSRGVVPTEAGQVLAGHARKIVGQMRAARSDLGQIAGLRRGSLTVGTFPTLAGSFLPLVIRAFKKRYPAIGLSVRSARFDELVSDLESGVTGLCLLWDYPWNRFNDEAIRITEVFQESTVILVAKGHPLADRDEVTMKELRKESWIVRAEAHPVVEVLQRSAHDAGFEPTIGFLANDYQEAQAMVSVGMGVAMVPKTAVALQHPDVRILSLGPDAPQRRVLLAQRQDKVYAPAEVAFHSTLLEIARERGSDYL, encoded by the coding sequence ATGAAGAACAAGGGTGAAGCATTGCTTAACGATGAATACTCGGATTTGTTCGATATCCGGCGGCTTGCCCTGCTGGTGGAGGTGGTTGAGCATGGATCGATCACGGCGGCGGCTGACATCATGATGTATTCGCCCTCAGCCGTCTCGCAGCAGCTGCGGAAGCTGGAACAGGAAGTGGGCCAGCCCCTCCTCAACCGCAGATCCCGAGGGGTGGTTCCCACTGAGGCGGGTCAAGTGCTGGCGGGGCATGCTCGGAAAATCGTCGGACAGATGAGGGCAGCCAGGTCCGACCTGGGCCAGATCGCGGGTTTGAGGCGTGGATCGTTGACGGTCGGTACGTTCCCTACGCTGGCCGGTTCCTTTTTGCCATTGGTGATCCGCGCGTTCAAAAAGCGATACCCGGCGATCGGCCTCTCCGTGCGCAGCGCGCGCTTCGATGAGCTCGTCTCAGATCTGGAGTCCGGGGTCACTGGACTGTGCTTACTCTGGGATTATCCGTGGAACCGGTTCAACGACGAGGCCATTCGGATCACGGAGGTGTTCCAGGAGAGCACGGTGATCCTCGTGGCCAAGGGACACCCCCTGGCAGACCGTGATGAAGTGACCATGAAAGAACTCCGCAAGGAGTCATGGATAGTCCGCGCGGAGGCCCACCCTGTAGTGGAGGTACTTCAGCGATCCGCTCACGACGCCGGCTTTGAGCCGACCATCGGCTTCCTTGCCAATGACTACCAGGAGGCGCAAGCCATGGTGAGTGTCGGCATGGGCGTAGCGATGGTCCCCAAGACAGCCGTGGCCCTGCAGCATCCGGATGTCAGGATCCTGAGCCTTGGCCCCGACGCGCCTCAGCGCCGAGTACTTCTGGCCCAACGCCAGGACAAGGTGTATGCGCCCGCCGAGGTGGCTTTTCACTCAACGCTTCTGGAGATTGCCCGTGAACGTGGCAGTGACTATCTCTAA
- a CDS encoding putative dicarboxylate carrier protein (identified by match to protein family HMM PF03600; match to protein family HMM PF07158), with protein sequence MAKTIYQPAPEAESNIREERSQRPNNRRRILLITVAASVILGLVAILFGGAILNPAATPESEPTMTATQIIPLVILVVMFVVATKWPLNIGVMGLVASFGVGYFMLGMTDKEILADFPANIVITIIGVTYFFSMAQRNGTVDIIVQTCVRLVRGKTLLLPWVFFLLAASLTALGTFSPAAVALLAPAAIGLAYESRIHPVLMGAFIINGAHAGGFSPLSVAGVLVHDIAVKNGFPISQGALFGASFALNLILSVLTVVLFALLGKLRDGATGQHADLDTTRTTRPHGQQILTLALIVAMLVCALGFHMPIGFVALSAGLLLALVNIKEHRTFIGGVSWSTVLLVAGMITYVSLLQHVGVIDTLAEQALALGAPLLIALVLCYVIGVGSAFASSTALLTAFIPLAGPLLATSSLSASGTVAALAIAATVVDVSPFSTDGALVVANAREDDRQRVYKQLMMYAGGVVLVAPALAWALLVPTGIM encoded by the coding sequence ATGGCTAAGACTATTTACCAACCAGCTCCCGAGGCAGAGAGCAACATCCGGGAAGAACGTTCCCAGCGGCCCAACAACCGCCGCCGTATCCTGCTGATAACGGTTGCCGCTTCCGTCATCCTGGGTCTGGTTGCCATCCTGTTCGGGGGTGCCATCCTTAACCCGGCGGCCACCCCGGAATCGGAGCCGACCATGACCGCCACCCAGATCATCCCTCTGGTCATCCTCGTTGTGATGTTCGTCGTCGCCACCAAGTGGCCGTTGAACATCGGCGTGATGGGACTCGTCGCCTCCTTCGGCGTCGGCTACTTCATGCTCGGTATGACCGACAAGGAAATCCTGGCCGACTTCCCCGCAAACATCGTCATCACCATCATCGGCGTCACGTACTTCTTCAGCATGGCCCAACGCAACGGCACCGTCGACATCATCGTCCAAACCTGCGTCCGGCTCGTCCGAGGCAAAACCCTGCTTCTGCCCTGGGTATTCTTCCTCCTCGCCGCGTCCCTGACTGCACTGGGCACCTTCTCCCCCGCCGCCGTCGCACTGCTGGCACCCGCCGCCATCGGTCTCGCCTACGAGTCACGCATCCATCCTGTCCTCATGGGCGCCTTCATCATCAACGGAGCCCACGCCGGCGGATTCTCCCCACTCTCCGTGGCAGGTGTGCTGGTTCATGACATCGCTGTGAAGAACGGCTTCCCCATCTCCCAAGGCGCGCTCTTCGGAGCCAGCTTCGCCCTGAACCTCATCCTGTCCGTCCTGACCGTGGTGCTGTTCGCCCTCCTTGGAAAACTCCGCGACGGTGCCACGGGCCAACACGCCGACCTCGACACCACACGCACCACGCGGCCGCACGGCCAGCAGATCCTCACCCTGGCACTGATCGTCGCCATGCTCGTCTGCGCCCTGGGCTTCCACATGCCCATCGGCTTCGTTGCCCTCTCCGCCGGGCTCCTCCTGGCCCTGGTCAACATCAAGGAACACCGGACCTTCATCGGCGGCGTCTCCTGGTCCACGGTCCTGCTCGTCGCCGGCATGATCACCTACGTCTCCCTGCTCCAGCACGTCGGCGTCATCGATACCCTTGCCGAGCAAGCCCTCGCCCTCGGCGCTCCGCTGCTCATCGCCCTGGTACTCTGCTACGTGATCGGCGTCGGTTCAGCCTTCGCTTCGTCCACTGCGCTGCTCACCGCCTTCATCCCCCTGGCCGGGCCCCTGCTGGCGACCAGCTCACTCAGCGCCTCAGGTACGGTGGCCGCTCTCGCCATCGCCGCAACCGTCGTGGACGTATCGCCCTTCTCCACCGACGGTGCCCTGGTAGTAGCGAACGCCCGCGAAGACGACAGGCAGCGCGTCTACAAGCAACTGATGATGTACGCAGGCGGAGTAGTCCTCGTCGCACCCGCCCTTGCCTGGGCGCTGCTGGTACCCACCGGCATCATGTAA